A window from Mycolicibacterium tokaiense encodes these proteins:
- a CDS encoding MerR family transcriptional regulator has protein sequence MAWSTREIAALSGTSLRAVRHYHDVGLLAEPERRTNGYKQYGVTHLVRLVRIKRLVDLGFSLTQIAAMGDADDHPAAELRALDNELAATIEQLQQARTEVRQILDQKAPTDLPTQFVSPRAVATLSEADRSLVVLLSRVLGPQGLQIYAHLLENAPDDPVAHEYDELDPDADERTRADLAERLVPYLLSVRAAHPGLVDSHADAPGGAQFAGRAINEAMQELYSEAQLDVLRRSGDIIRATTAEAATEPDGR, from the coding sequence ATGGCCTGGAGCACCCGTGAGATCGCCGCGCTGTCCGGTACCAGCCTGCGGGCTGTGCGGCACTATCACGACGTCGGCCTTCTCGCCGAGCCCGAACGCCGGACCAACGGCTACAAGCAATACGGGGTGACACATCTGGTGCGTCTCGTGCGTATCAAACGTCTTGTCGACTTGGGCTTCTCACTCACCCAAATCGCGGCGATGGGCGATGCCGACGACCACCCGGCTGCCGAACTGCGCGCCCTGGACAATGAGCTGGCAGCGACCATCGAACAGCTGCAGCAGGCACGCACCGAAGTGCGTCAGATCCTGGACCAGAAGGCGCCGACCGACCTGCCGACGCAGTTCGTGTCACCTCGCGCGGTCGCCACACTGTCCGAGGCCGACCGCTCGCTCGTCGTTCTGTTGTCGCGGGTCCTGGGTCCCCAGGGCCTGCAGATCTATGCCCACCTGCTCGAGAATGCCCCAGACGACCCCGTGGCCCACGAGTACGATGAACTGGATCCCGATGCCGACGAGCGCACCCGCGCGGACCTCGCCGAACGCCTGGTGCCCTACCTGCTGTCGGTGCGCGCGGCACATCCGGGGCTCGTGGACTCGCACGCCGACGCCCCCGGCGGGGCGCAGTTCGCCGGCAGGGCCATCAACGAGGCCATGCAGGAACTCTATAGCGAAGCGCAGCTCGACGTGCTGCGCCGCAGCGGCGACATCATCCGAGCGACCACTGCGGAAGCGGCAACGGAGCCAGACGGTAGGTAG
- a CDS encoding S9 family peptidase, whose product MLAPYRARRVPGAAVQPQWLPDGHRFWYQVESRFVVVDPRNGSRDDAFDHDRLAAALSLASGHAVSADDLPISAVELGDDGTVGFSALGSWWVWSPGAGTCERADRSDRALPGEVESPDKSWVAFGRDGNIWVRSRDGEQEFPLTDDAEPYFEYGGMADATGGRALMRVLGLPPLFAVQWSPDSTRILAQRIDQRALPELVLVESSPSDGGRPVEHRTRYTMPGEQAQAMLTWNVLHVAERTVVRQAEPTVIMHGTAVMYAWWTGTSGDAVHFLNHSRDARTLELRRLDPATGTVTTLISESGETRVDPTPQLGEPTMTRVLDSGEIVWWSQRDGWGHLYLYSPDGQEVRQITTGQWPVRKVLWVDEQRRQVWFVAAGLVADDPYVRQICRIGLDGQGFVRLTKDDTLDHDAVSPDGGDYFVQRASSPNRPPHTVVRDGDGQLLVELEAPSASALEAQGWSAPERFCTIAADGRTRIYGLLWRPHGFDPQRRYPVIEHIYPGPQIWNAGAAFDSPHVGHPEALAALGFAVVVIDGRGTAGRSKAFHDHSYRDMGNAGALDDRVAAIRELGRRHSWLDTERVGITGLSAGAFAAARALLTYPDFYRVAVAVSGNHDNTVNLAMWAEHYHGDLSDNGRKAISNTHLADELRGKLLLIHGELDDNAHPYQTMRLAHALIKADKDFDLILIPGTEHALFGYQHYAYRRTWDYFVAHLHGTEPPTYRLAPLPLPQWSLG is encoded by the coding sequence ATGCTGGCCCCGTACCGGGCACGTCGCGTGCCCGGAGCAGCGGTACAGCCGCAGTGGCTTCCGGACGGACACCGTTTCTGGTACCAGGTCGAGTCGCGCTTTGTCGTGGTGGATCCCCGCAACGGCAGCCGAGACGACGCGTTCGACCACGACAGGCTGGCCGCGGCGTTGTCCTTGGCTTCCGGTCATGCGGTCAGCGCCGATGATCTCCCGATCAGCGCCGTCGAGTTGGGTGACGACGGGACGGTCGGCTTCTCCGCGTTGGGGTCATGGTGGGTGTGGTCGCCCGGCGCGGGCACCTGCGAACGGGCCGACCGCAGCGACCGCGCGTTGCCCGGGGAGGTGGAGTCGCCCGACAAGTCGTGGGTGGCGTTCGGTCGCGACGGCAACATCTGGGTCCGATCCCGCGACGGTGAGCAGGAATTCCCCCTCACCGACGACGCCGAACCGTACTTCGAATACGGCGGGATGGCCGACGCGACCGGCGGAAGAGCGCTGATGCGAGTGCTTGGGCTGCCGCCCCTGTTCGCCGTGCAATGGTCACCGGATTCGACCCGGATCCTGGCCCAGCGCATCGACCAGCGTGCCCTGCCCGAGCTGGTGCTGGTCGAATCGTCGCCCTCCGACGGCGGCAGACCGGTCGAGCACCGCACCCGATACACCATGCCGGGCGAGCAGGCGCAGGCAATGCTGACCTGGAATGTCCTCCACGTGGCAGAACGCACCGTGGTCCGGCAGGCCGAACCCACCGTCATCATGCACGGCACCGCCGTCATGTACGCCTGGTGGACCGGCACATCGGGTGACGCGGTGCACTTCCTGAACCATTCCCGCGACGCCCGCACGCTGGAGCTGCGCCGCCTGGACCCGGCCACCGGAACCGTCACCACCCTGATCAGCGAATCCGGTGAGACGCGGGTGGACCCGACGCCCCAGCTGGGAGAACCAACGATGACCCGGGTGCTGGACTCCGGTGAGATCGTGTGGTGGTCGCAACGCGACGGCTGGGGCCATCTCTATCTCTATTCGCCCGACGGGCAAGAGGTCCGGCAGATCACCACCGGGCAGTGGCCGGTGCGAAAGGTGCTCTGGGTCGACGAACAGCGCCGGCAGGTATGGTTCGTCGCTGCCGGCCTCGTCGCCGACGATCCCTATGTACGCCAGATCTGCCGGATCGGGCTCGACGGCCAGGGTTTTGTGCGGCTCACCAAGGACGACACCCTCGACCATGACGCGGTCAGTCCCGACGGCGGCGACTACTTCGTCCAACGGGCATCCTCACCCAACCGCCCTCCGCACACGGTGGTACGCGACGGGGACGGCCAACTGCTGGTCGAACTCGAGGCGCCTTCCGCCTCAGCGCTGGAGGCGCAGGGCTGGAGCGCGCCGGAGCGGTTCTGCACCATCGCCGCCGACGGCAGAACCCGCATCTACGGATTGCTCTGGCGTCCACACGGTTTCGATCCGCAGCGCCGCTACCCGGTGATCGAGCACATCTATCCGGGCCCGCAGATCTGGAACGCGGGGGCCGCATTCGACTCACCGCACGTCGGCCACCCCGAGGCGCTGGCAGCGCTGGGTTTTGCCGTGGTGGTGATCGACGGACGCGGAACCGCCGGGCGCAGCAAAGCCTTTCACGACCACTCCTACCGCGACATGGGCAATGCTGGCGCTCTCGACGACCGCGTGGCCGCGATTCGCGAACTGGGTCGGCGGCACAGCTGGTTGGACACCGAGCGCGTCGGGATAACGGGTCTGTCGGCCGGTGCCTTCGCCGCCGCCAGGGCATTGCTCACGTACCCGGACTTCTATCGGGTTGCGGTGGCGGTGTCCGGTAACCACGACAACACCGTCAACCTGGCCATGTGGGCCGAGCACTACCACGGCGACCTCAGCGACAACGGGAGGAAGGCGATCTCGAACACTCACCTGGCGGACGAACTGCGGGGCAAGCTACTGCTGATCCACGGCGAACTCGACGACAACGCCCATCCCTACCAAACGATGCGCCTGGCGCACGCACTCATCAAGGCGGACAAAGACTTCGACCTGATCCTCATTCCGGGCACCGAACACGCGCTGTTCGGCTACCAGCACTACGCCTACCGCCGCACCTGGGACTATTTCGTGGCCCACCTCCACGGGACCGAACCGCCTACCTACCGTCTGGCTCCGTTGCCGCTTCCGCAGTGGTCGCTCGGATGA
- a CDS encoding zinc-binding dehydrogenase, whose translation MSGVVHIHSHGGPEVLQFSDRTLPPPKHGEVQLTHDHIGVNYVDLIFRAGIFPLRDFPAVLGMEGAGRVTEVADEASRWNVGDRVAYWTDLGAYAEQRLIDGGQLVALPDDITTEAAAAVLSKGMLVWALINLIVEVKPGDIVVVGPAAGGVGTLLTRWLTVSGVRVIGIVGSQDKAAQVREAGIENVVVSAQPGSAARDVSAIVGARSIDVLFDGVGGPGFATLWPLVKPGGTAVLYGHAAGLPPVDPSDLAARNVRFVQPSSGQYVNTPDLVAAGSAAIFNALRDGIFGTLAPTVYPLAEARQAHADIGSRRTTGSVLLTP comes from the coding sequence ATGAGCGGTGTCGTACACATTCACTCCCACGGTGGCCCGGAAGTGCTGCAGTTCAGCGACCGCACTCTTCCCCCACCGAAACATGGCGAGGTTCAGCTGACCCATGATCACATCGGCGTGAACTACGTCGACCTCATCTTCCGTGCAGGAATCTTCCCGTTGCGCGACTTTCCGGCAGTGTTGGGTATGGAGGGCGCCGGGAGGGTCACCGAGGTGGCGGATGAAGCCTCACGATGGAACGTCGGAGACCGTGTCGCCTATTGGACCGACCTCGGTGCCTACGCCGAACAACGCCTCATCGACGGCGGCCAGCTGGTCGCCTTACCTGACGACATCACCACCGAAGCAGCTGCTGCAGTGCTGTCCAAGGGCATGCTGGTATGGGCACTGATCAATCTCATCGTCGAGGTCAAACCCGGGGATATCGTGGTCGTCGGGCCGGCCGCCGGCGGGGTGGGCACTTTGTTGACCAGGTGGCTGACCGTGTCGGGCGTTCGCGTGATCGGCATCGTCGGCTCCCAGGACAAAGCAGCGCAAGTGCGTGAGGCCGGCATCGAAAACGTGGTTGTCTCTGCACAACCCGGTTCTGCTGCTCGCGACGTCAGCGCCATCGTCGGTGCCCGAAGCATCGACGTGCTCTTCGACGGCGTGGGAGGTCCGGGCTTCGCCACACTCTGGCCGCTCGTGAAGCCTGGCGGCACGGCTGTCTTGTACGGTCATGCCGCAGGGCTGCCCCCTGTTGACCCAAGCGACCTCGCCGCGCGGAATGTACGCTTTGTGCAGCCCAGCAGTGGTCAGTACGTCAACACCCCTGATCTCGTCGCTGCCGGGTCTGCTGCCATCTTCAACGCGTTACGAGACGGCATCTTCGGCACCTTGGCCCCCACCGTCTATCCGCTCGCAGAGGCACGACAGGCCCATGCGGACATCGGGTCACGCAGAACCACCGGCAGCGTACTGCTCACGCCGTGA
- the bla gene encoding class A beta-lactamase, translating to MNSISRRSVLTGGLAITALTVAHPLSADARPAPDVVGYLLEAERRHQARIGLYALDLKTHKTIAHRNHERFAMCSSVKTYVAARVLQKAERGELALTDSVVVHGADIVSNSPVTETWVGRSIPVADLCAAALQKSDNAATNYLLKAVGGPPAITEFARSISDNETRLDRWETELNSAIPGDVRDTSTPQALGDGNRALLEGTALTLESRRQLIEWMVANTTSSLRPGMPPEWILADKTGGGGYGSTNDVGLGFGPGGQQVVLSVMMRSATDNPNADGFRPVMAEIAAVVMSALAG from the coding sequence ATGAACAGCATTTCTCGAAGAAGCGTGCTGACCGGCGGGCTCGCCATCACCGCCTTGACGGTGGCCCACCCATTGAGCGCAGATGCCCGGCCCGCACCCGACGTCGTGGGCTACCTCCTCGAGGCCGAACGACGTCACCAGGCCCGGATAGGTCTGTACGCACTGGATCTCAAGACCCACAAGACCATCGCACACCGGAACCACGAGCGGTTCGCGATGTGCTCCTCGGTCAAGACCTACGTTGCCGCGCGCGTTCTGCAGAAGGCGGAGCGCGGGGAGCTCGCACTCACCGACTCGGTCGTGGTTCACGGCGCCGACATTGTTTCCAACTCCCCGGTCACCGAAACCTGGGTCGGCCGCAGCATCCCCGTCGCCGATCTGTGCGCAGCTGCGCTTCAGAAGAGCGACAATGCCGCCACCAACTACCTGCTCAAGGCCGTGGGGGGCCCGCCGGCAATCACGGAGTTCGCCCGCAGTATCAGCGACAACGAGACTCGCCTCGATCGCTGGGAGACGGAGCTGAACTCCGCCATACCCGGGGATGTGCGCGACACCAGCACGCCACAGGCGCTCGGCGACGGCAACCGAGCGCTACTGGAGGGGACAGCTTTGACTCTGGAGTCCCGCCGGCAACTGATCGAGTGGATGGTGGCCAACACCACCTCCAGTCTGCGTCCGGGGATGCCGCCGGAGTGGATCCTGGCCGACAAGACCGGTGGCGGTGGGTATGGCTCCACCAACGATGTCGGGCTCGGTTTCGGACCCGGCGGTCAACAGGTCGTGCTGTCGGTCATGATGCGCTCCGCCACAGACAATCCCAACGCCGACGGGTTCCGACCTGTCATGGCCGAGATCGCCGCCGTGGTGATGTCGGCCCTCGCCGGCTGA
- a CDS encoding S9 family peptidase: MSTHVRPAKDPATTPPTLIAVEEFFGLPRRARALLSPDGRSVAYLAPWRGRLNLHLRAPDSDWSSPDGDCPEVRRITSDDRRNIDTFYWSSDGRYLLFHQDTDGDENWHLYRADPNRPDEPAVDLTPYDGVRLLDAQIVLDQPGTAFVSLNMRRPELADFYELDLATGRLTLVAHNPGDVVSWMRTPGRLLAFTMEDGGAHVLSEWVDGDRAPITRFSGADVLLAVTPTVPTPDGTGLWIGSSRGSDRTRLVRLDLRTGEQIGVDSHPIFDLDTPRPEADRRFPPSLILHPGTGELLGARYLGARQEIHPLDPHFAAVLPRLAELSDGDPAHISCDATAQRWVVDFTHDRDPGVTWFYDHRTGEARCLFRPFPHLDPTQLAPVTPISVTARDGLTLPCHLTLPKGVEPRCLPTVLLVHGGPWYRDSWCYDPEVQLLANRGYAVLQVNFRGSTGYGKAHTQAAIGQFAGRMHDDLIDALDWAISRGHTDPDRVAIYGCSYGGYAALVGAAFTPDRFAAAVSYTGMSDLVDLVESVVPFARRLVENSYVRYIGDPENPAQRADMLARSPISRVDDITAPILLIHGANDVRVARRHADRIAESLTARGAEIEYLLNATEGHWFINPDSNIELYRTLERFLARHLGGRV; encoded by the coding sequence GTGAGCACCCACGTTCGTCCAGCCAAAGACCCCGCCACCACCCCACCGACATTGATCGCTGTCGAAGAGTTCTTCGGTCTACCCCGCCGCGCCCGGGCCCTGCTGTCCCCGGATGGCAGAAGTGTCGCCTACCTCGCCCCATGGCGTGGCCGTCTCAACCTGCATCTGCGTGCGCCGGACTCCGACTGGAGCTCCCCCGACGGCGACTGCCCCGAAGTCCGGCGCATTACCTCCGACGACCGACGCAACATCGACACGTTCTACTGGTCCAGCGACGGACGTTACCTGCTGTTCCACCAGGACACCGACGGCGATGAGAACTGGCACCTGTACCGCGCCGATCCGAACCGACCCGACGAGCCCGCGGTTGACCTGACTCCCTACGACGGGGTCCGCCTGCTCGACGCCCAGATAGTTCTGGATCAACCGGGCACGGCCTTCGTCTCGCTCAACATGCGCCGCCCCGAGCTGGCCGACTTCTATGAGCTCGACCTGGCCACCGGTCGATTGACGTTGGTTGCGCACAATCCCGGTGACGTCGTGTCCTGGATGCGCACCCCGGGGCGGCTGCTCGCGTTCACTATGGAGGACGGCGGTGCCCATGTTCTGTCGGAATGGGTCGACGGTGACCGGGCCCCTATCACGCGGTTCAGCGGGGCCGACGTCCTCTTGGCGGTCACTCCCACTGTGCCGACCCCGGACGGGACCGGGCTGTGGATCGGTTCGTCCCGCGGCTCGGACCGCACGCGCCTGGTCCGACTGGACCTGCGCACCGGCGAGCAGATCGGGGTGGACAGCCACCCGATCTTCGACCTCGACACTCCCCGGCCCGAGGCTGACCGCCGCTTTCCGCCCTCCCTGATCCTGCACCCGGGAACCGGCGAACTTCTTGGTGCCCGATACCTCGGCGCACGTCAAGAGATCCACCCACTGGACCCGCATTTCGCCGCGGTACTGCCGCGGCTGGCTGAGCTCTCCGACGGAGACCCCGCCCACATATCCTGCGATGCCACAGCCCAACGATGGGTGGTCGATTTCACCCACGACCGCGATCCCGGAGTCACCTGGTTCTACGACCACCGCACCGGCGAGGCGCGCTGCCTGTTCCGGCCCTTTCCCCATCTCGACCCGACCCAGCTAGCGCCCGTCACGCCGATCAGCGTCACGGCTCGCGACGGACTGACCTTGCCCTGCCACCTCACCTTGCCGAAAGGGGTTGAACCACGGTGCCTACCGACCGTACTGCTGGTCCACGGCGGACCTTGGTATCGCGACAGCTGGTGCTACGACCCCGAGGTACAGCTTCTTGCCAACCGCGGTTATGCAGTGTTGCAGGTCAACTTTCGGGGTTCGACGGGGTACGGTAAGGCCCATACTCAGGCCGCGATAGGTCAGTTCGCCGGACGTATGCACGACGATCTCATCGACGCCCTCGACTGGGCGATCAGCCGAGGTCACACCGACCCGGACCGGGTTGCCATCTACGGTTGCTCCTACGGTGGTTATGCAGCCCTGGTTGGGGCCGCGTTCACCCCGGACCGATTCGCCGCCGCGGTCAGCTACACCGGCATGTCGGACCTCGTCGATCTGGTCGAATCGGTTGTCCCGTTCGCTCGTCGGCTCGTGGAAAACAGCTACGTACGATACATCGGAGATCCGGAGAACCCTGCCCAGCGTGCCGATATGCTCGCTCGCTCACCGATCAGCCGAGTCGACGACATCACCGCGCCGATACTGTTGATCCACGGCGCCAACGATGTTCGTGTCGCGAGACGCCACGCCGACCGCATCGCCGAGTCTCTCACCGCCCGCGGCGCCGAGATCGAGTACCTGCTGAACGCAACCGAAGGCCATTGGTTCATCAATCCGGACAGCAACATCGAGCTGTATCGGACGCTCGAGCGGTTTCTGGCACGTCACCTGGGCGGACGCGTGTGA
- a CDS encoding oxygenase MpaB family protein, with protein MTTTPADPLGPDSLTWKYFGDLRTGLLGVWIGAIQNMYPQLGAGVEDHSILKREPLQRVARSVYPIMGVVYDGDRAGQTGAQIKGFHTTIKGTDTRGRRYHALNPETFYWAHATFFMLIVKTAEYFCGGLTDAEKRQLFDEHVQWYRQYGMSMRPVPQTWDEFCEYWERTCRDELEINQATRDIFTIRIPKPKFVPMPTPLWDQLFSPMVAAQRWIAAGVFDEAVREKAGMRWTPGDEVLLRLFGKAVQVAFLAVPDEIRLHPRALAAYRRASGADPVDAPLVEAPFFMDPPRDRKGMPMHYVPKRRSPIPKVLTETAGSLMHTTFSLAGFRPARGRRPAA; from the coding sequence ATGACCACCACCCCGGCCGATCCCCTCGGCCCCGATTCCCTGACCTGGAAGTACTTCGGCGACCTGCGCACGGGTCTGCTCGGGGTGTGGATCGGGGCGATCCAGAACATGTACCCCCAGCTGGGCGCCGGTGTGGAAGACCATTCCATCCTCAAACGCGAGCCGCTGCAGCGCGTGGCCCGCTCGGTCTACCCGATCATGGGTGTGGTCTACGACGGTGATCGCGCAGGCCAGACCGGAGCACAGATCAAAGGCTTCCACACCACCATCAAGGGCACGGACACCCGGGGACGCCGCTATCACGCGCTGAACCCCGAGACGTTCTACTGGGCGCATGCCACCTTCTTCATGCTGATCGTCAAGACGGCCGAGTACTTCTGCGGCGGGCTCACCGACGCCGAGAAACGCCAGCTGTTCGACGAGCACGTTCAGTGGTATCGCCAGTACGGGATGAGCATGCGCCCGGTACCCCAGACCTGGGACGAGTTCTGCGAGTACTGGGAACGCACCTGCCGCGACGAACTGGAGATCAATCAAGCGACCCGGGACATCTTCACCATCCGGATCCCGAAGCCGAAGTTCGTGCCGATGCCCACCCCGCTGTGGGACCAGCTGTTCTCACCGATGGTGGCCGCTCAGCGGTGGATTGCGGCGGGGGTGTTCGACGAGGCGGTGCGGGAGAAGGCCGGGATGCGCTGGACGCCCGGGGACGAGGTGCTGCTACGGCTGTTCGGCAAGGCGGTGCAGGTGGCGTTCCTTGCTGTGCCCGACGAGATCCGGCTGCATCCTCGTGCGCTCGCCGCCTACCGCCGCGCTTCCGGGGCGGACCCGGTGGATGCTCCATTGGTGGAGGCACCGTTTTTCATGGACCCCCCGCGTGACCGCAAGGGCATGCCGATGCATTATGTGCCCAAGCGCCGTTCGCCCATCCCCAAGGTCCTGACCGAGACCGCCGGGTCGTTGATGCACACGACGTTCTCACTGGCCGGATTCCGCCCCGCCCGGGGCCGGCGTCCGGCCGCCTGA
- a CDS encoding acyl-CoA dehydrogenase family protein: MIEWSDVDLAVQDAVRQFVDKEIRPHIDALESGEMEPYPIIRKLFSSFGIDAMAKESLEKRLAKLRAGDTAKSSGGGGMFGGEQGGMGFVVISELCRVSMGVVTGMGVSLGLTVPTIQSRGTLAQQERWLPELVTYEKVGAWAITEPDSGSDAFGGMKTWVARATDGSGDYILNGQKTFITNGPDADVVVVYAKLDEGDPSVDKRDRKVLTFVLDKGMEGFVQSKPFRKMGIHSSRTGELFFNNVRLGRDRLLGETEGEAGGADQGRDSARSNFSAERIGVAAMALGVIEECLRLSVDYARTRTLWGKEIGQFQLIQLKLANMEVARMNVRNMLFRVIEAGQSGTAISLSEASAIKYYCSQAATDVAMEAVQLFGGNGYMTEYRVEQLARDAKSLMIYAGSNEVQITHVAKGLLRDY, encoded by the coding sequence ATGATCGAGTGGTCCGACGTCGACCTCGCGGTGCAGGACGCCGTGCGCCAGTTCGTCGACAAGGAGATCCGTCCGCACATCGACGCCCTCGAGAGCGGCGAGATGGAGCCCTATCCGATCATCCGGAAACTGTTCTCCTCCTTCGGTATCGACGCCATGGCCAAGGAGTCACTGGAGAAGCGGCTGGCGAAGCTACGGGCCGGTGACACCGCGAAGTCCAGCGGAGGCGGCGGGATGTTCGGCGGCGAGCAGGGCGGCATGGGCTTCGTCGTGATCAGCGAACTGTGCCGGGTCTCGATGGGCGTGGTCACCGGCATGGGCGTCAGCCTGGGCCTGACCGTACCCACCATCCAGAGCCGCGGCACCCTGGCCCAGCAGGAGCGCTGGCTGCCCGAACTGGTCACCTACGAGAAGGTGGGCGCTTGGGCGATCACCGAACCGGACTCCGGGTCCGATGCCTTCGGCGGCATGAAGACCTGGGTGGCTCGTGCCACCGATGGATCAGGCGACTACATCCTCAACGGTCAGAAGACGTTCATCACCAACGGGCCCGATGCCGACGTCGTGGTGGTCTACGCCAAGCTCGACGAGGGCGACCCCAGCGTGGACAAGCGCGACCGCAAGGTGTTGACCTTCGTGCTCGACAAGGGCATGGAGGGTTTTGTGCAGTCGAAACCGTTCCGCAAAATGGGAATCCACTCGTCGCGCACCGGTGAGCTGTTTTTCAACAATGTCCGACTGGGGCGGGATCGACTGCTCGGCGAGACCGAGGGCGAGGCCGGCGGTGCCGATCAGGGCCGCGACAGCGCCCGCTCCAACTTCTCGGCCGAGCGCATCGGGGTAGCCGCGATGGCCCTGGGCGTCATCGAGGAATGCCTGCGCCTGTCGGTGGACTACGCGCGCACACGCACACTGTGGGGCAAGGAGATCGGCCAATTCCAGCTGATCCAGCTCAAGCTGGCCAACATGGAAGTCGCGCGGATGAATGTGCGCAACATGCTGTTCCGCGTCATCGAAGCCGGTCAGTCCGGGACGGCCATCTCACTGTCCGAGGCGTCGGCCATCAAATACTACTGCTCGCAGGCTGCCACCGATGTGGCCATGGAAGCAGTCCAGCTGTTCGGCGGCAACGGGTACATGACCGAGTACCGCGTGGAGCAGCTGGCCCGCGACGCCAAGTCACTGATGATCTACGCGGGCAGCAACGAAGTGCAGATCACCCATGTCGCCAAGGGGTTGCTGCGGGATTACTGA
- a CDS encoding 2-hydroxyacid dehydrogenase, giving the protein MSRRLVWLPFEPSWPVPAGIRCELVELGSAATGLDEVEFVVLPYGATDAQLRALRRMPRLAVVQSQAAGTERVAPFVPPGVRLCSGRGVHDTATAELAVALALTMTRDLPDYLHDQAERRWRPRVSQGLADQRVVVIGFGSVGSAIGARLRAFEAEVVGIARTARVGVRAMSALPEVLPGADVVILAVPLTDETRGMVDKAFLDLLKPGALLINVARGAVVVTEDLLKALNAGRISAALDVTDPEPPPADSPLWDAPNCVLTPHVGARSRALQPRIQALVRDQVTRFADGRELRNLVR; this is encoded by the coding sequence TTGAGCCGCCGACTGGTCTGGCTCCCGTTCGAGCCGTCGTGGCCGGTCCCGGCCGGGATCCGGTGTGAGCTGGTCGAGCTGGGTTCGGCCGCAACAGGTCTCGACGAGGTGGAGTTCGTGGTGCTGCCGTACGGGGCCACGGACGCGCAACTGAGAGCGCTGCGACGGATGCCGCGGCTTGCGGTGGTCCAGAGCCAGGCTGCCGGGACCGAGCGGGTGGCGCCCTTCGTGCCGCCGGGCGTGCGGTTGTGCAGCGGCAGGGGAGTGCACGATACTGCCACCGCGGAACTGGCGGTGGCGCTGGCGCTGACCATGACACGCGACCTGCCGGACTACCTCCACGACCAGGCCGAACGCCGATGGCGGCCTCGGGTGTCACAGGGCCTTGCTGACCAACGCGTGGTCGTGATCGGCTTCGGCTCGGTGGGTTCGGCAATCGGCGCCCGTCTCCGGGCGTTCGAGGCGGAGGTGGTGGGGATCGCGCGGACCGCGAGAGTGGGCGTGCGCGCGATGTCCGCACTGCCGGAGGTTCTGCCGGGCGCCGATGTGGTGATCCTGGCGGTACCTCTGACCGACGAAACCCGCGGCATGGTCGACAAGGCGTTCCTGGACCTGCTGAAGCCGGGTGCCCTGCTGATCAATGTCGCCCGCGGGGCCGTGGTGGTCACCGAAGATCTCCTGAAGGCACTGAACGCCGGACGGATCTCCGCGGCACTGGATGTCACCGATCCCGAGCCCCCGCCGGCAGACAGTCCGCTGTGGGACGCACCGAACTGTGTGCTCACACCACACGTCGGCGCACGCTCACGGGCGCTGCAGCCTCGGATCCAGGCGCTGGTGCGCGATCAGGTGACGCGGTTCGCCGACGGCAGGGAGCTGCGTAACCTGGTTCGGTGA
- a CDS encoding enoyl-CoA hydratase/isomerase family protein codes for MPVFDTIDVTKREYLGIVTLNRPKVLNAIDERMFAELGRAIDELERDNDIRAAVIRGAGRAFSAGHDMTDELIPRETPPDLLSYTERNAAPWWRIWNSRLPWIAQVHGYCLGGANELAMVCDLTIASTDAQFGIPDVQFQASPPFNILPWIVGMKKARELILTGRRVAAPEALELGMVNLVVEPDSLERTVFEMAADLAKSPPVSVAMNKRAFNRTYEVQGIRAAIDAGRETFVMLQSSTSAEREEFDRIAEAEGMRAAFAWRDAKFQVR; via the coding sequence ATGCCCGTTTTCGACACCATCGACGTGACCAAGCGTGAGTACCTGGGAATCGTCACCCTGAACCGCCCGAAGGTGCTCAACGCCATCGACGAGCGGATGTTCGCCGAATTGGGCCGCGCGATCGATGAACTGGAGCGCGACAACGATATCCGGGCGGCCGTGATCCGCGGCGCCGGTCGCGCGTTCTCGGCCGGTCATGACATGACCGATGAGCTGATCCCCCGGGAGACCCCACCGGACCTGCTGTCCTACACCGAGCGCAATGCGGCTCCGTGGTGGCGTATCTGGAACAGCCGGTTGCCGTGGATCGCCCAGGTACACGGATACTGCCTGGGCGGGGCCAACGAACTGGCGATGGTCTGCGATCTGACGATTGCCTCCACCGACGCCCAGTTCGGCATTCCTGACGTGCAGTTCCAGGCCTCGCCGCCGTTCAACATCCTGCCCTGGATCGTGGGGATGAAGAAGGCCCGTGAACTGATCCTCACCGGCCGGCGGGTCGCTGCACCAGAGGCTCTCGAGCTGGGCATGGTCAATCTGGTCGTGGAACCAGATAGTCTGGAGCGCACCGTCTTCGAGATGGCGGCGGACCTGGCCAAGTCGCCACCGGTGTCGGTGGCGATGAACAAGAGGGCCTTCAACCGCACCTACGAGGTGCAGGGCATCCGCGCGGCCATCGACGCCGGGCGGGAGACGTTCGTGATGTTGCAGTCGAGCACCTCCGCCGAGCGGGAGGAGTTCGACAGGATCGCCGAGGCGGAGGGCATGCGCGCGGCGTTCGCGTGGCGCGATGCCAAATTCCAGGTGCGTTGA